One Nicotiana sylvestris chromosome 12, ASM39365v2, whole genome shotgun sequence genomic window carries:
- the LOC104229756 gene encoding LRR receptor-like serine/threonine-protein kinase EFR has product MEKTFTSFLLLFHLVVPSLAITHTNITTDQLALLSFKSQIILDPFHLLDESWSSTIPVCHWVGVTCGSRHHRVKSLNISNMDLTGRIPPDFGNLTFLDSLDLSSNNFYGNLPQEMARLHRLRFVRLGFNNFSGEVPSWFGVLQQLQVLTLRNNCFNGFIPSLFSNISKLQTLDLKFNSLEGQIPKEIGNLENLSFLNLGVNKLKGFIPPSLSNASMLVSVYLSYNFLQGNIPKEIGNLQNLKPFVNRA; this is encoded by the coding sequence ATGGAGAAAACCTTCACCTCTTTTCTCTTGTTGTTTCATTTGGTTGTGCCAAGTTTAGCCATAACTCACACCAATATTACCACTGATCAATTAGCTCTTctttccttcaaatcccaaatcattTTAGACCCTTTTCACTTGTTGGATGAAAGTTGGTCTTCAACTATTCCTGTCTGTCATTGGGTTGGAGTCACTTGTGGTTCTCGCCATCACAGAGTGAAGTCATTGAATATTTCCAATATGGATCTTACAGGCAGAATTCCCCCTGATTTCGGAAATCTCACATTTCTTGATTCTCTTGACTTGAGTAGCAACAATTTCTACGGCAATTTGCCTCAAGAAATGGCACGGTTACATCGGTTAAGGTTTGTTAGACTTGGTTTTAACAACTTTAGCGGGGAGGTTCCTTCCTGGTTCGGGgtgttgcaacaacttcaagttcTAACTCTAAGGAATAATTGTTTCAATGGTTTCATCCCCTCTTTATTTTCTAATATTTCCAAGCTTCAAACTTTGGATTTGAAATTCAATTCCTTGGAGGGCCAAATCCCAAAAGAGATTGGAAATCTTGAAAATCTAAGTTTTTTAAATTTAGGTGTAAACAAGCTTAAAGGTTTTATCCCTCCGTCTCTCTCGAATGCGTCAATGTTGGTGTCTGTATATCTTTCTTACAATTTCTTACAAGGAAACATCCCAAAAGAGATTGGAAATCTTCAAAACCTAAAACCATTTGTCAATAGAGCATAA
- the LOC104229762 gene encoding putative receptor-like protein kinase At3g47110, which translates to MNKLRGHMPVSLPNCSKLQMLSVSVNEFDGPIHSEIGHLSNLQNLYLGRNHFEGTIPISIFNISSLQVLSLGRNNLFGSLPWEVGNLTKLQILDLSQNMLTGEIPKEVSNLIDLDGIDLGLNKFTGSLPMEIFNISGITVIDLLNNNLTGTLPLNIGSMLPNIEGLYLGRLNLFGTIPHSISNCSKLNTLDVAGNRLTGLIPTSLGYLTHLEYLLLDGNNLVSDSTLSFFTSLSNCRDLEFLSLSLNPLNGVLPVSLGSLSSTSLLRINAAGCRIKGEIPKGIGNLSSLLDLDLSENDIIGSIPTTISNLRFLQSVNLSHNKLSGFIGDDLCKLQDLGYLYLTQNQLSGSLPNCLGNLISLREIFLGSNKLRSNIPASLGNLRNLLKLDLSSSNLDGPLPPKIGNLKAAIYMDLSMNTFSNGIPREIGGLQNLRHLSLRDNKLQGSIPESIRSMSALEFLDLSHNNVSGLIPKSLEKLQNLKYFNVSFNKLVGEIPSGGPFKNLSGQSFMSNEALCGSLRFRVPPCHTSTSKHRSKRKKVLILLLLAGIAIVILVPIIFVMVWIRYIRGKRTDPQQTAGSSYDISTRERISYYELLQANDSLSESNLIGSGSFGSVYKGILRDGTPIAVKVFNLQLQAAFRSFDTECQVLRNLRHRNLTKVITNCSNLEFKALVLDYMPNGSLDNWLYSHNYFLDIKQRLSIMIDVACALEYLHHGCSFPVIHCDLKPSNVLLDEDMVAHLSDFGISKLLSEDESASYTKTLATLGYIAPEYGLEGLVSTKCDVYSYGIMLMETFTRTKPSDEMFDGDLSLKQWASNSLPRAVMEVVDANLITPQDNQLMKKLDCVVSIMKVAIDCCVESPKGRIDMKDVVARLKTIKIQLLAC; encoded by the exons ATGAACAAGCTACGCGGTCATATGCCTGTAAGCTTACCAAACTGTTCGAAACTTCAAATGTTGTCTGTATCAGTGAACGAGTTTGATGGACCCATACATAGTGAAATTGGTCATTTAAGTAACCTGCAGAATCTGTATCTTGGACGTAACCATTTTGAAG GGACAATTCCAATCTCCATATTCAATATCTCCTCGCTGCAGGTGTTGTCACTAGGACGCAACAATCTCTTTGGGTCCTTGCCATGGGAGGTTGGCAACTTGACCAAATTACAGATTCTTGATCTTAGTCAAAATATGCTAACAG GTGAAATACCGAAAGAGGTAAGCAATCTCATTGACTTGGATGGAATTGATCTGGGTTTGAACAAGTTTACTGGTTCACTTCCAATGGAGATCTTCAACATATCAGGGATAACAGTGATTGACCTTCTAAACAATAATCTGACAGGAACCCTCCCATTGAACATAGGTTCTATGTTACCCAACATTGAAGGTCTTTATCTAGGTCGGTTAAATCTTTTTGGGACGATACCACATTCTATCTCCAATTGTTCCAAGCTCAACACTCTAGATGTTGCTGGAAATAGACTCACCGGTTTGATTCCAACCTCTCTTGGATATTTGACTCATCTAGAGTACCTACTCTTGGATGGAAACAATTTAGTGAGCGACTCTACATTAAGCTTCTTTACTTCCTTATCAAATTGTAGAGATTTAGAATTTCTTTCTTTATCTTTGAACCCTCTAAATGGTGTACTTCCAGTCTCCTTAGGGAGCCTTTCCAGTACTTCTCTTCTAAGGATTAACGCTGCTGGTTGCAGAATTAAAGGGGAAATTccaaaaggaattgggaacttaAGCAGCTTATTAGACCTCGATCTTTCTGAAAACGATATAATTGGATCAATTCCCACAACAATTAGCAACTTGAGATTTCTTCAGAGCGTTAATTTGAGTCACAACAAACTTTCTGGATTTATTGGAGATGATCTATGTAAATTGCAAGACTTGGGTTATTTATACTTAACTCAGAATCAACTTTCAGGATCTCTTCCTAATTGTTTGGGGAACTTAATTTCCCTTCGGGAGATATTTCTAGGTTCCAACAAATTGCGTTCAAACATACCAGCAAGCTTAGGGAACCTCAGAAATCTCTTGAAGCTAGACTTATCCTCAAGCAACTTGGATGGCCCTTTACCTCCGAAAATTGGAAATCTAAAGGCTGCGATATATATGGATCTATCAATGAATACATTCTCAAATGGAATTCCTAGAGAAATTGGTGGCTTGCAAAATCTAAGGCACTTATCTTTGAGAGACAACAAATTACAAGGATCAATACCTGAATCGATCAGAAGCATGTCAGCTTTGGAATTTCTAGACCTTAGTCATAACAATGTTTCAGGATTAATTCCCAAGTCTTTGGAGAAGCTTCAAAATCTCAAGTATTTTAATGTTTCTTTCAATAAGTTGGTTGGTGAAATCCCCTCCGGCGGTCCTTTCAAGAACCTCTCCGGTCAGTCTTTCATGTCCAATGAAGCATTATGTGGTTCTCTAAGATTCCGTGTTCCACCATGCCATACTAGTACTTCAAAGCATAGATCCAAGAGGAAAAAGGTACTTATTCTACTTCTATTGGCCGGAATTGCAATAGTTATATTAGTTCCTATCATCTTTGTGATGGTATGGATAAGGTATATAAGAGGTAAAAGAACTGATCCTCAACAAACAGCTGGTTCATCCTATGACATCTCAACAAGAGAAAGAATTTCATACTATGAATTGCTCCAAGCAAATGATTCACTCAGCGAGAGCAATTTGATTGGTTCCGGGAGTTTCGGCTCTGTTTACAAAGGCATCCTCAGAGATGGGACTCCTATTGCAGTTAAAGTGTTCAATCTGCAATTGCAAGCAGCATTTAGGAGTTTCGATACAGAATGCCAAGTTTTGCGCAACCTTCGTCATAGGAATCTCACCAAAGTCATCACTAATTGTTCCAACCTTGAATTTAAGGCTTTGGTACTAGACTACATGCCTAATGGAAGCCTCGATAACTGGTTGTATTCGCACAACTACTTCTTAGACATCAAGCAAAGACTAAGTATAATGATAGATGTGGCATGCGCCTTGGAATATCTCCACCATGGCTGCTCATTTCCCGTGATCCATTGTGATCTGAAGCCTAGTAACGTCTTGTTGGATGAGGACATGGTTGCCCACCTAAGTGACTTTGGCATTTCAAAACTGCTTTCTGAAGACGAGAGTGCTTCGTACACTAAAACTTTAGCAACATTGGGTTATATTGCACCAG AGTATGGACTGGAGGGACTGGTGTCAACAAAATGCGATGTTTATAGTTACGGAATCATGTTGATGGAAACATTTACAAGGACAAAGCCTAGTGATGAAATGTTTGATGGAGATCTTAGCTTGAAGCAATGGGCGAGCAACTCACTCCCACGAGCAGTAATGGAAGTTGTTGATGCCAACTTAATAACACCACAGGATAATCAATTAATGAAAAAGTTAGATTGTGTGGTATCCATCATGAAAGTGGCAATAGATTGTTGTGTTGAATCTCCTAAAGGAAGGATTGACATGAAAGATGTCGTAGCAAGGTTAAAGACTATAAAGATTCAACTTCTTGCATGTTGA